The following DNA comes from Mycobacterium sp. MS1601.
CGGTCACGATGATCGGTGCCTGCGGGAACATTGCCGCGACGGCCATGCCGGTCAGGACCCGGCGTCGCAGGATGGTGCGCATGGTGCCGTCCGGGTTGAGACCGTAGCCGAGGATGACGATGGCCGGCCGGGAGAAGTCCTTGCCCGCAGTCACCACCGCGGGTGGTTCAGCGTGTGCGACGGGCGCGGCGACATGGCCACCGAACGCGACGGTGAGGATCAGAACCAGGGTAGCGAGCACTGTGCGCACGTCATTCTCCGTAACTGTCGTCTCCGTAAAGAGTCGTGACGGCTGGGGCGAGTGTTACGGAACCGTCGCATCCCTATGCTTGATCAGGTGGACGCACGCGACTACCGAGTAGGCGACGCCGAGCGCGAACAAGTGGCCGGACTGCTGCAGCACGCCGTCAGCCAAGGGATGCTGACCCTCGACGAATTCAGTGACCGGATGGACGCTGCGCTGGCCGCGCGTACCCGGGGTGAACTCGGTAAGGTGGTCGCCGATCTGCCGGTGCACTCGGTGCCGGTCCAGCTCGAGGCGCTGCCACTGTCAGCCACCATGTCGTCCATCCGCCGTGCCGGGCGTTGGCTGGTGCCGGGCCGGGTGACGCTGAAGAGCCGGTTCTCCAACGTGGTGCTGGATCTCACGCAGGCCGACATCCGCACGCCGACTGTCACCATCGACCTCGACGACATCTGCGGCAGCACCGACATCATCGTCCCCGACGATTTCACCGCGGATCTCAACCAGCTGCGGTGTCTGGGGGCCAGCGCGAACTCCCGCATCGACGCCGGGCCGCCGGTCGGGCGGGTACACCTGATCCTGCGTGGCAGCATCCGATTCGGCGCGCTGACGGTCAAGCACCCGTTCGGCGCCTGGATGCGGAAGAACCTGCGGTGACACCCGAGATACCGATGGCCTACGAACCACCCCCAGGGCTGCTGCGCATCGAAGAGTGCCTGGACGCCGACGGCGACATCGTGTTGCCGCCGGGCGTGACGTTGCTCTCGCTGATCGACCGCAACGTCGCGAACGTGGCCGACGCGGTGGCCTATCGGTATCTGGATTTCACCGCTTCCGAGCGTGGCGTCGCGGTCGAGTACACGTGGGCTCAGCTCGGCCGCCGGCTCGAGGCCATTGCGGCTCGGCTGCAACAGCTCACGGACCGCGGTGAGCGGGTGGCGATCCTGGCCCCCCAGGGCCTGGATTACGTGGCGGCGTTTTTTGCGACCATCAAGGCCGGCAACATTGCGGTGCCGCTGTTCGCGCCGGAGCTGCCCGGACACGCCGAACGACTCGATACCGCGCTGCGCGATTCCACCCCGACAGTGGTTCTCACCACCACCGCGGCCGAAGCCGGAGTCCGTGCGTTCCTGGACAAGCTGGACCTACCACCGCAGGTGCAGACCGTCGACACCATCGACGACAGCGTGGCAAAGGGCTTCGCGCCCATCGAGATCGACGTCGACGACGTCTCCCACCTGCAGTACACCTCGGGCTCCACCCGCGCCCCGGTGGGCGTGGAGATCACCCACCGCGCGGTCGGTACCAACCTGATCCAGATGATCCTGTCCATAGACCTGCTGGACCGCGACATCCACGGCGTCAGCTGGTTACCGCTGTACCACGACATGGGGCTGTCGATGATCGGCTTCCCGGCCGTGTACGGGGGCCACTCGACACTGATGTCGCCCACCGCGTTCCTGCGGCGCCCGCTGCGGTGGATCACCGCGCTGTCCGATGAGGCCCGCGACGCCCGGGTCATCACTGCCGCACCGAATTTCGCCTACGAGTGGGCGGCTGCGCGCGGACGGCCGGACCCGGCATCGGACGTGGATCTGTCCAACGTCGTGATGATCATCGGGTCCGAGCCGGTCAGTCCCACTGCCATCGGTGACTTCAGCACCGCGTTCGCATCGTTCGGGTTGGCGCGCACGGCATTCAAACCGTCCTACGGCATCGCCGAGGCCACCCTGTTCGTCGCGACCATCGGCCCGGACGAGCAGCCGACGGTGACGTACTTCAGCCGCCGCGGGCTCGAGCACAGCGACGCGGTCGTGGTGCCCGCCACCGACCCGGACGCAGTGGCGCACGTGGCCTGCGGGCAGGTGGCCCGCAGCCTGACGGCGGTGATCGTCGACACCGATTCTGCCAGTGAGGTTTCCGACGGCCGAGTCGGTGAGATCTGGTTGCGCGGCGCCAACATCGGGCGGGGGTACTGGAACCGGCCCGACGACACCGCGGCTACCTTCGGTGCCCACCTGCGCAACCGCAGCGAGGCGTGGCTGCGCACCGGCGATCTCGGTGTGTATCACTCCGGTCAGTTGTACATCACCGGCCGCCGCGCGGATCTGATGGTCATCGACGGGCGCCAGATCTATCCCCATCACGTGGAAGACACCGCCGCGGGCGCGTCGGCGATGGTGCGGCGCGGCTACGTCACCGCGTTCAGCGTTGCCGGCGACCAGGTGGTGGTGATCGCCGAACGGGCAGCGGGCCACGCCCGTGCCGATGCCGCTCCGGCCCTGGCGGCCATCCGCGAGGCGGTCATGGCACGGCACGGGCTGACGGTCAGTGACGTTCGACTGGTTCCCGCGGGCGCGATTCCGCGCACCACGAGCGGCAAATTGGCCAGGCGCGCCTGCCGAGCCGATTACCTCGCCGGCGTGGGCGGCTGACGTATATTTCCTGACACCGGACGACCCGTGCCGCGAGAGGATGAACAGGTGAGTTCAGCGGATGCGTCGCCGTTCGGCGCAGACCCTGACGTCGGCGGTCAGCTCGCGCTTGTCGACTGGTCGCAGACTCCGTTGGGGCCGCCGGCCACCTGGCCGCAGAGTCTGCAGACCGCGTTGCGCATCCTGTTGTCGTCGCGCTACTCGATGTGGCTGGGGTGGGGCCCGGAGCTGACGTTCTTCTGCAATGCGGCATACCGCGACGACACCCTTGGAGCCAAGTACCCCTGGGCGCTCGGTCGACCGTCGAGGGAAGTCTGGGCAGAGGTGTGGAACGATGCCGGCCCGCGAATCCATCAGGTATTGGCCACCGGCGAAGCCACGTGGGATGAGGCACTGCTGCTGTTCCTCGAGCGTTCCGGTTACACCGAGGAGACGTACCACACGTTCTCCTACAGTCCGCTGCACGACGACAGCGGGCACGTGGTCGGCATCCTCTGCGTGGTCAGTGAGGACACCGAGCGGGTGATCAGCCAACGCCGGATGGCGACCCTGCGAGATCTGGGTTCGGAGCCCAGCCTGGTGATCTCCGAGGATCTGATGTTGTCCGGAGCCGCCACACAACTGGCGGGCAATCTGCGTGATCTGCCGTTCACCCTGACCTATCTGTTCGATGCTGCGGGAGCGCGCCTGGCGGCCACCAGCGGCATCGATCGCTCCCACCCGGCCGCTCCCGGCTACCTGTCGATGACACAACCGGAACCGTGGCCCATTGCCGCCGCGGCCCGCGGTGAGACGGTGGTGGTGGACTTGCAGGGGTTCCCGGACCTGCCCACCGGCGACTGGGCCGAGAGACCACAGCGGGCACTGATCGTTCCGCTGCTTCAGCAGGGCAGCTCTCCGAGCGGATTCCTGGTGGCGGCGCTGAACCGGTTCCGACCGTTCGACGAAAGCTACCGCGGTTTCCTGGATCTGGTGGCCGCACACCTGGCGGCGGAGATCGGCAGTGCCCGCAGCTATCGCAGCCAGCTGCAGCGCGCCGAGGAACTCGCCGAACTGGACAGGGCCAAGACCACCTTCTTCTCCAACGTCAGCCATGAGTTCCGCACGCCGCTGACGTTGATCATGGGACCGGTCAACGACCTGTTGGGCGCCACCGGCACCGACGAAGACGCCCGTCGTGTACTGGAAGTGGTGCAGCGCAACGGTTTACGACTGACCAAGCTGGTCAATACGCTGCTGGACTTCTCCCGCATCGAGGCTGGCCGGATGCAGGCGAGCTACGAGCCGGTGGAACTGTCCACGATCACCACCGAGCTGGCCAGCGTATTTCGCTCGGCAATGGAACGTGCCGGCCTGGAACTGGTGGTGGACTGCCCACCGCTGGGCGAGCAGGTCTACCTCGATCGCGACATGTGGGAGAAGGTGATCCTCAATCTGCTGTCGAATGCGTTGAAGTTCACCTTCCACGGCTCCGTCACCGTCCGGGTGGGCCGCGACGGCAGTGGTGCGGTGGTCACCGTCGCTGATACGGGCATCGGTGTGCCCTTGGCCGAGCAGGCGCGTCTCTTCGAGCGCTTCCACCGGATCGAGAACGTCCGCGCCCGTTCCAATGAGGGCAGCGGTATCGGACTGGCACTTGTCAAAGAACTCGTCGGCCTGCACGGCGGCACCATCGTCGCCGACAGCGCCGAGGGTGTCGGGACCACGTTCATCATCCGGCTGCCCTTCGGCAGTGCGCACCTGCCGCCGGACGCAGTTGCGACTACGGGCGCGGGCCCGTCGTCGTCGAGCACGGCTGACCCTTACGTACACGAGGCGCTGCGCTGGCTGCCCGGTGGCGACGAACTTGCCGATGCCGCTGTCGCTGCCGCCGAGGTGCCGTCGGCGCATGTCCTGGTGGTCGACGACAACGCCGACATGCGTGGCTATCTGGCCCGGTTGCTCACCGAGGCCGGTTATCTGGTGTCGACGGCGCTCGACGGCCAGGAGGCTCTCGAGGCCATCCGGTTGGATCAGCCAGATCTCGTGGTCAGCGATGTGATGATGCCGCGGTTGGACGGCCTCGGGTTGGTGGCGGCGCTGCGCACCGATTCGCGTACGGCAGCCGTGCCGGTGCTGCTGCTGTCCGCACGGGCCGGGCAGGAGGCGTCGATCGAAGGTCTGCAGGCCGGGGCAGACGACTATCTGGTCAAGCCGTTCGCGGCGGCCGAACTGTTGGCCCGGGTGCGGGCCAACGTCGAGCTGTCGCGGTTGCGTAACCATCACGCGCGCTGGCGCACCGCACTCGTGGAGTCCCTGCAAGAGGCGTTTTTTGTCTGCGATGCCAGCGGCGCCGTCATCGAGATCAACGCTGCGTTCACCGACATCCTCGGATACGGCCCCGAAGGTCTGCCGTACGCGGCGGTGCACCCCTGGTGGCCGGATCGCGAGACCGACCAGCAGGCGCATCAGCAGTTTCAGCAGGCTTTCGCGGGAATGTTGGGCCGCTCGCACGGTGAGTACACGGTGCCGGTGACCCATCGCGCCGGGCACCGCGTCTGGGTCACGTTCACCTTCAGCCACGCCGCCGATCCGGACACCGGACGACAGGTGACCGTCGGCACCTTGCGTGACGTCACCGCCGAGCACTACACGGTGCAGCGTCAGACCGCCCTGGCTGAGCTCAATCGCCAACTTGCACAAGCCGATACCGTTGACGAGGCATTGCTGGCCGCCGCCGGTGAGCTGCGCGTGCTCTGGCAGGCCCGCCATGTTCTGGCCGTTGTGTTCGTCACCGCGGGGGAGCAGGTCGACAACGACCCTGTGGTGCTCGGCGCCGGCGTCACCCCCTCGTGGGCGCAACTGCCCAGCTGGGTGCGTGAGCACATTGCCGAGTTGCGTGACGGGGAGTTGCTTGCCACGGTCACCCCCGCGCCTGGGTTTGCCGGCATCGCGCTGCATCACCCGCTGGGAGTGACGGTGCTCTGGGTGCAGTTGTCCGAGTCGCGACCGTTGAGTGCCGAGGACCAGACGCTGCTGACGGTGCTCGCCGGTCGACTCGGTCAGGGGCTGCAGCGGGTACATCAACTCGACCAGCAGCGTGAGACGGCGTTGGCACTGCAGCATGCGTTGTTGGGTCCTGCTGTGCTGCCCAGTGGCATCGCCGTCCGATACCAGCCGGCCTCACGCCCGCTGCAGGTGGGCGGTGACTGGTATGACGTCGTCGATCTCGATGACGGCAGGGTCGGCCTGATCGTCGGTGACTGTGTGGGCCATGGCCTTTCGGCCGCTACCGTGATGGGGCAGTTGCGCAGCGCGTGCCGTGCGCTGCTGCTCGAACAGCCCAGTCCCGGTGCCGCCCTGACCGGGTTGGACCGCTTCGCCGCGCGGCTGCCGGGTGCGGCGTGCACCACTGCGTTCTGCGCGGTGCTGACTCCCGAGACGGGGGAGCTGGTCTACTCCAGCGCCGGGCATCCGCCGCCGATTCTGGTGCACGCCGACAGGAAACTGGCCCTGCTCGAGGACGCCAGGACCATTCCTCTGGGCATCCGTCAGGATTGGGAGCGACCGGAGTCCACCTTGGTGATGCCGGCCCGCTCTACGTTGCTGCTGTACACCGACGGGCTGGTGGAACGTCGCAGCGACTCGTTGGATCACGGCATCACCCGGGCCGCCGGCTTGGTTCAGGAGGGTCGCACACTCGGACTCGAGGACCTCTCGAGCAACATCATGGCGCGCCTGATGCCTGACGGTGGATACCAGGACGACGTGGCGCTGCTGCTGTATCGCCAGCCGGGTCCGCTGCAGCTGGACTTCACCGCCGATGTCAGCAACCTTGCGCCGACCCGAGGCGAACTGCGGAACTGGTTGGGGCGCGTCGGAGTCGGTGCGGAGCAGTCCCAGAACATCCTGATCGCGGTGGGCGAAGCCGTGGCCAACGCCATCGAGCACGGACACCGCAACTCGCCGGGCGGCCTGGTCAAGCTCAGCGCCAACGTGCTGGTCGACGAACTGCACCTCACCGTCGTGGACACCGGGGTGTGGAAGGCCGCACGGCCCGGTGCCGACATCACCCGCGGACGTGGTGTCACGTTGATGAACGCGCTCATGGATGATGTGACGATTCAGTCCGACGACGGCGGCACCACCGTCCACCTGTACGCGAGGATCAGTGCATGACCACCCCACTGACGCTCGACACACGCCGTCGCGACGACGGGACGCTTGTCTTGGTGGCAACGGGCGAGATCGATCTGAGCAATGTCGCTCGGTTCAGCGAGGCGCTCGACGACGTCATCGCCGACGGCGCGGGCAACGGTGTGGTGACGGTGGATCTGTCAGCGGTCGACTACTTGGACAGCGGTGCCATCAGTGTGCTGTTCCACCAGAGTGGGCACGTGAAGGTGATCGCGAACCCGGTGCTCATCCCGGTGCTCAACATCAGCGGGCTCGCCGATCTGACGTCGGTGGAGCCGCCTGTCTCCGACATCGGATGACTCACAGCACGTCGACCAGGATTGCCACCGCGGCAGCGGCGAACAGCGCCGCGAAGATCACGATGGCGATTATGGACACCACACTGGTGGGCGTCACCCGCCGACGTGGCCGCGGCTCCGGCTCACCGAGCCCGGATGTCTGCGCCGAATCCGGCGGTGTGGAGCCAGGGCTGACCCCGCCACCCGGCTCCAGGCCGGTTATCTCGTACGGGTCAGGATCCGGAGGGACCGTTCCCGTGGACGGCGTGGACTGCTTGTCGATGGACATGCTCGGTCGCATACCCGAACCCGACCCACTCACACGCCATCCACGGCGTCACCGGACGGTCAGTAGTTGGTGCAGCTGGCGGCAACCGAGTTGATCAAGCCGGTGTAGCTGTTGAGCTGCGGGTAGGCCTGGATCTGCGCGATCATCGCGCGACGGCCGTCCGGCGGCGACGCCACCAGCTGCTGCAGCCAGGAGCTGGCCAGCTGGTTGCTGCTGATCTGTTCGGCGGCGGCCGGCGACTGCGCATTGAGCGCCGCCATGACCTGGGTGTACGAGCAGGGCGAGTGCACGATCGTCTCGACATCGGGCTGTGCGGCGGCGATTCCGCTGCCTGCGGCCAGCGCCACCAACGCCGTGCCGGAACCGATCATCAGCCTCTTCACCATCGACATTCCGGTAAACCTTTCCTTGCCGCTTCCCCCAGGCGCGGCCCATTTGACCCCGCAAAGCACTAATCGCCACGTTAGCAGTGTTCGTTACCGGCGATCCGGCTCGTCACAAGTACGGATCGGCCCAGGCGCTGATGATGCGTGCCGCTCGGGCCGCTTGGTTCTTGCCGGTCAGGAGGTGGTCGGCGCCCTCCAGCGAGACGAAACTGCGGGGGTGCCTGGCGGTCCGGAAGATATCGCTGGCATTGGCGATACCGACGGTGTTGTCGGTCGGTGAGTGCATGACCAACAGCGCGCGCCGCAGTGTGCGGATGCGTTCGCGCAGATCTGCTGCGCGGACGTCCTCGATGAAGTGGCGTTTGAGGGTCAGCGCCTTGCCGCCCACCAGGAAGGGCGCTTCGCCATCCTGCTCGATCCGGTGGATCAGCGCGTCGTAGTTGTGTTCCACGTGCCCGGGGTCGAACGGCGCGCCGACGCTGGCCACCGCCGCGACCGTCGGGCAGTCGTGGGCGGCGGCGATCACCGCCGCACCGCCGAACGAATGCCCCACCAACAGGTGCACTTCGCGGCCGCTGTCGTTCATGTACTGCACAGCACGCACGGTGTCGGCCACCTTGTGCGAGAACGAACCGTCGCCCCAGTCGCCCTCGGAGTGTCCCAGCCCCAGGTTGTCGAAGCGCAGCATGCCGATACCTTCGGCGGCCAGCTGTTTGCAGATCCGGCTGGCGGCGGGGCAGTCCTTGCCCAGGGTGAAGCCGTGCGCGAAGACACCCCAACCCCGGGTCTCGCCGTGCGGAAGGTCGAGGATGCCCGCCAACAGGGGTCCGGTGCTGCTGGAAAACGTCACGCGCTCGGCCACGCCGCTCATCCTTACAGCTGCAGGGCGCCGGCGCGGCACCATCGGCATCGAATCACGTTTCGACCGGCCCCGAGCGGCAGGCCCGCTCACGTCATCATGGCCGACCTGGAATGCGACGAGTCCTGCCCGGATTCATCCAGTCCAGCACCGCCGTCCAGCTGTCGACGTCACCGCTGGGCCCCGCCCAGCAGATGTAGCCGTCGGGGCGCACCAGTACCGCAGGACCTGCGTCGGTGCGCTCTGCTTGCAGCACAACGCTGTTCGCCACTTCGACGGCACCGCGCTCGCGGATCAGCAGAAAACCCGGAGTGCGTTGGACGGCCGTCACACGACTTTCGGTCAGCGGTATTGCAGTGGCTCTGGTGCCCACCAGGCGGTGCTCGCCGGGCCGGTTCGGATAGCGCAAGGTGGTTCCGGCGAAGGTGCCGGCTACCGCATCGCGTATCCGGGGTAGACGAAGCAGTCTGGGTGCCAACATGTTTCGTAACATTCGGGCGGCTCGGGGTTTCAGGGTGATGGCGCGGGCCATTAGGCCCGACTGGAACAGGACCCGTGCGCCGATGGGACGGCGCTCCCGGTGGTAGGTGTCCAGCAGGGCATCGGGGGCGCCGGCGAGCACGGCGTCGATCTTCCACGCCAGGTTGGCTGCGTCCTGGATGCCGGTGTTCATGCCCTGGCCACCCATCGGCGAGTGCACATGGGCCGCGTCACCGGCCAGAAACACCCGGCCGTGCCGGTAGCAGCTGACCTGTCTTTCGTCGCAGTGGAATCGGGAGCGCCATCCGATCTCCTGGATGCCATAGTCGGTGCCCATTGCTCGGTGCAGCACGTCGACGACCTCGGTGTCGTCCACAGGTTCGGTGTCGGGTAGCTGGTGTCGGCGATCCCACACCATCGTCCGGTACCAAGCCCCGTCGGTGTCCCGTCGCCCGTACGGCGCCAGAAAGCCGAACACCTCTCGTGTGCTCCCCACGGTCAATCCGTCTCCGTCGGGGCTGCGTTCCAGCTTGACGTCGGCCAGCACGATCGACGACAGAACGGTCCTGCCGGGGAAGTCGGCGCCAACGAGGGTGCGTACGGTGCTGTGGGCACCGTCGGCACCGATGACGTAGCGCGCCCGGAGTTGTCCGCCGTCTCGGGTGGTCAACGTCACCCCGTCGTAGTCCTGGCGCAGCGCCACCACGTCCACGCCGCGGCGAATCTCGGCACCGCAACGTTCGGCGTAGCCGGTCAGGGCGCCATCGACATTCGTCTGCGGTGTCACGAGCACAAACGGGTACGCCGATCCCAGGTGGGTGAGGTCTATCCGAGCGCCGGCGAAGATGCGGACGTCCGGGGCGTGCTGGCCTTCGGTCAGCAGCGTGTCGGCGATGCCGCGGGCGTCGAACACCTCCAACGTGCGGGCCATGGTGGCGAACGCCCGGCTGGACCGCTGCACCGACGGCCTCCGCTCCAGGACCACCACCGATCTGGCTGCCCTGGCGAGGTCTCCGGCGGCGGTCAGTCCCGTCGGCCCGGCGCCGACGACAATCACGTCGGCGTCATACCCGGCCGTCACGACACAGCTTCCGGGGTCGGATACCAGCGGCGGATGTCGTCGGGTGTCGAGGTCGCGGCGCGGTTGAACACGAATCGGCAACTCGGCTGCAGGGTATGTGCGGCATTGACAATGGCCTCGAACAGCAAAGTGTTGTCGGCCACCAGGCGTATGCCGGCTCCGATCAGCACAGCGTCGTAGTGTGCGCCGGTCAGGGCGGCGCGCGCCTGGGCCGCGCCCTGTTCGCCCGCAGGGATCAGGCAGTTGTCCACCAGGTATCCCGCTGCGCGCAGGCCCTCGACGTTGCGGTCGTTGGCGCTGCGCAAGCTGTCGGCGTCGAGGCCGGGAAATTGGGCGAAAGCTGGTGATGCGTAGTCGATGACGTCGGGATCGAGTCCGATCTGGATGGCTCTCACGCGGTTCACCGTGACCTCCCTCAACCTAAGTCAACACTTGGTGACTTCGACGGTACGACGCGTTCGGCAACAATGTCAACACTTGGTGACTTACTATTGCGGCATGTCCGCACGTCCCCGCAATGCCGATGCCACCAGGGCCGACATCCTGGAGGCCGCTCGCGCCCGATTCGGTTCCGACGGCTACGAACGCACCACCCTTCGGGCGGTGGCCGCGGACGTCGGCGTCGACGCCGCACTGGTGATCCGGTATTTCGGCAGCAAACAGGACCTGTTCGCAGCCGCTGCGGAGTTCACCCTCGACCTGCCGAACCTGGCTGACGTCGAACCCGAGCACCTGGCCGAAGTACTGCTGTCACGGTTCTTCGAAGTGTGGGAGGAAGGCACCACCTTCGTCGCGCTCCTGCGCGCCGCGATGACCAGCCAGACCGCCGCCGACACCATGAAGCTGGTGTTCGCCACTCAGGTGGCACCCACGTTGGCCGCCGCCGTCCCCGACCATCCAGGCGAGCGGGCCGGCCTGTTGGGTGCGTTCGTGATCGGACTGGCCACCACCCGTTACGTGTTGGAGAATCCGGTTGTGGCCGATCTCGGCCGTGATGATCTGATTCGCTGGGCGACACCGGTGATCGCGCAACTGCTGACTGGACCTGCGCCCACGGGGTAACCCGGCTGCCGTGTGGACGCCGCCGAGGATTGCCGAGAGGGCCGAACACGTAAACGCTGGGTGAAGACGCGGCAAACCATCGTGTTGAGTACTGCATGACACTGCCGCACTGACGATGATTACTGGGTGGAGTCATTTGTCGCGGTATACGTTGATCAGTCCGCCAAGGTAGAGGCTGTCCGCGCCGCCGTCGCCGGACTCGAGGTTCCCGTGGGGGTGACGCAGGCCGCGGTGGTCGGTACCGACACCTTCGGCTGCCGCATCGCTGTCGACCTCAGCGGCGACTTCGATTCCAGCGGCGGCGCGTTGATCGCACGAGACTATGCGGAAAGCCTGAGCGGAGCGCTCGGACTGCCCGTCTACTGCCTGTCCGACCTGCTGACGCGGGACTACTACGCGAGTTGATCCGAATCTGACATCCCCTCGGATAACGTTCGACCGCGTCGATCGGCGCGTCGGACGATACGAGGGAGACAGTGTTGAAAGTCCTGGTCACCGGGGGCACCGGGTTTGTCGGCGCATGGACTGCGAAGCTGGCGCAAGAGGCCGGACATCAGGTGCGGTTCCTGGTCCGTAATCCGGACCGGCTGCAGACCAGTGCCGAGAAAATCGGCGCCGACACCTCCGACTACGTGATCGGTGATATTGCCGATGCCGAGGCCACCGACGCCGCAATCGATGGCTGCGACGCGGTGATCCATTGCGCAGCAATGGTTTCCACCGATCCTGAACGTGCCGACGAAATGCTGATCACCAACACCGAAGGTGCGCGAAATGTCCTGGGCGGCGCGGTCGCCGCGAAGTTGGACCCCATCATCCACGTCTCCAGCTTCACCGCGTTGTTTCGACCCGGCCTCGATGTGCTGCACGCCGATCTCCCCATCGCGGGCGGATCCGACGGATATGGAAAGTCCAAGGCGCTGGTCGAGGCCTATGCGCGTGGGATGCAGGATGCCGGTGCGCCGGTGAACATCACCTATCCCGGCATGGTGCTTGGCCCACCCGCCGGCGATCAGTTCGGTGAGGCCGCCGACGGTGTCGAAGCATCGGTCAAGATGCGCGGCGTTCCCGGGCGCAGCGCCGCCTGGATCGTGGTGGACGTCCGCGATCTGGCCGCGCTGCACGTCGCGCTCCTGGAACCGGGGCGCGGACCGCGCCGCTACATGGCCGGGGGTCGTCGGGTGACCGTGGGGGAGTTGGCCACGATGATCGGCTCGGCCACCGACAAGGACCTGCTGGTGTACCCCGTTCCCGACATCGCACTGCGCGTGGTCGGCCGGTTGTTCGACGTGATCGGCGACCAGTTGCCGTTCGAGACGCCCATCAATTCGGCGGCCATGCAGTACTACACGCAGATGCCGAGATCCGACGATTCTCCGGCCGAGAAGGACTTCGGCATCGTGCTGCGCGATCCAGCCGAGACGGTGGCCGACACCGCCGAGGGATTGCGGCGCGTGGGCCGTTTGTGAGTCGGTCCCGGGCGCCCCATTCGCCGTGTACCGCTGACACTCGCCTGCGGTAGCGGGAAGCTTCGGCGGGTAACTACTACGGTTGAGTTCCGGCATGCACCGACCCCCTGCCGGGCAGTGCCGGAAAGGATGACACGACGTTGGTCACGCACAGTCTGACCGTGATTTCCGCGCTGCTGGCCGCAGTCTTCATGGCCGTCGGCATCGTCGTGCGCCAGCGGGCCACCTTGGACGTACCGCCGGAAGCCGGCGTCAGCCCGGTGATGCTGCAGACGCTGGTGCGCCGTCCGCTGTGGTGGGCGGGAACCTTGGCAGCGGTGGTCGGTTACGGATTCCAGGCTGCTGCTCTGGCGCACGGGTCGCTGATCCTGGTGCAGCCGCTGTTGGTCTCCGCGCTGCTGTTCGCGCTTCCACTGAGCGCCCGGTTGGCCGACCGCACAGTATCGATCAGTGAATGGATATGGGCGGTGCTGCTGACGCTGGCGCTGACGGTGTTCGTGCTGTTGGCCCGCACCGAGCCCGGTGAGTATGTGGTGCCGACCCTGACGCTCACCATTCTGGCGGCAGGCACCGCCGTGTTCTCCGTCGCGCTGGTGGCGCTGGCCGTGCGCACCTCGGGTACTCCGCGTGCGGTGTTGCTCGCCGTCGTGGTCGGGGTGCTCTTCGGAGTCATGGCCGTGCTCACCAAGATCGTCATGCACACCGCGACCCACTCCGGTGCCGTCGCGGTGCTGACACGGCCGGAGCTCTACATGCTGATCACCGTCGCGGTCATCGGCACCGTCCTACAGCAGTCGGC
Coding sequences within:
- a CDS encoding STAS domain-containing protein, with product MTTPLTLDTRRRDDGTLVLVATGEIDLSNVARFSEALDDVIADGAGNGVVTVDLSAVDYLDSGAISVLFHQSGHVKVIANPVLIPVLNISGLADLTSVEPPVSDIG
- a CDS encoding fatty acyl-AMP ligase, producing MAYEPPPGLLRIEECLDADGDIVLPPGVTLLSLIDRNVANVADAVAYRYLDFTASERGVAVEYTWAQLGRRLEAIAARLQQLTDRGERVAILAPQGLDYVAAFFATIKAGNIAVPLFAPELPGHAERLDTALRDSTPTVVLTTTAAEAGVRAFLDKLDLPPQVQTVDTIDDSVAKGFAPIEIDVDDVSHLQYTSGSTRAPVGVEITHRAVGTNLIQMILSIDLLDRDIHGVSWLPLYHDMGLSMIGFPAVYGGHSTLMSPTAFLRRPLRWITALSDEARDARVITAAPNFAYEWAAARGRPDPASDVDLSNVVMIIGSEPVSPTAIGDFSTAFASFGLARTAFKPSYGIAEATLFVATIGPDEQPTVTYFSRRGLEHSDAVVVPATDPDAVAHVACGQVARSLTAVIVDTDSASEVSDGRVGEIWLRGANIGRGYWNRPDDTAATFGAHLRNRSEAWLRTGDLGVYHSGQLYITGRRADLMVIDGRQIYPHHVEDTAAGASAMVRRGYVTAFSVAGDQVVVIAERAAGHARADAAPALAAIREAVMARHGLTVSDVRLVPAGAIPRTTSGKLARRACRADYLAGVGG
- a CDS encoding SpoIIE family protein phosphatase translates to MSSADASPFGADPDVGGQLALVDWSQTPLGPPATWPQSLQTALRILLSSRYSMWLGWGPELTFFCNAAYRDDTLGAKYPWALGRPSREVWAEVWNDAGPRIHQVLATGEATWDEALLLFLERSGYTEETYHTFSYSPLHDDSGHVVGILCVVSEDTERVISQRRMATLRDLGSEPSLVISEDLMLSGAATQLAGNLRDLPFTLTYLFDAAGARLAATSGIDRSHPAAPGYLSMTQPEPWPIAAAARGETVVVDLQGFPDLPTGDWAERPQRALIVPLLQQGSSPSGFLVAALNRFRPFDESYRGFLDLVAAHLAAEIGSARSYRSQLQRAEELAELDRAKTTFFSNVSHEFRTPLTLIMGPVNDLLGATGTDEDARRVLEVVQRNGLRLTKLVNTLLDFSRIEAGRMQASYEPVELSTITTELASVFRSAMERAGLELVVDCPPLGEQVYLDRDMWEKVILNLLSNALKFTFHGSVTVRVGRDGSGAVVTVADTGIGVPLAEQARLFERFHRIENVRARSNEGSGIGLALVKELVGLHGGTIVADSAEGVGTTFIIRLPFGSAHLPPDAVATTGAGPSSSSTADPYVHEALRWLPGGDELADAAVAAAEVPSAHVLVVDDNADMRGYLARLLTEAGYLVSTALDGQEALEAIRLDQPDLVVSDVMMPRLDGLGLVAALRTDSRTAAVPVLLLSARAGQEASIEGLQAGADDYLVKPFAAAELLARVRANVELSRLRNHHARWRTALVESLQEAFFVCDASGAVIEINAAFTDILGYGPEGLPYAAVHPWWPDRETDQQAHQQFQQAFAGMLGRSHGEYTVPVTHRAGHRVWVTFTFSHAADPDTGRQVTVGTLRDVTAEHYTVQRQTALAELNRQLAQADTVDEALLAAAGELRVLWQARHVLAVVFVTAGEQVDNDPVVLGAGVTPSWAQLPSWVREHIAELRDGELLATVTPAPGFAGIALHHPLGVTVLWVQLSESRPLSAEDQTLLTVLAGRLGQGLQRVHQLDQQRETALALQHALLGPAVLPSGIAVRYQPASRPLQVGGDWYDVVDLDDGRVGLIVGDCVGHGLSAATVMGQLRSACRALLLEQPSPGAALTGLDRFAARLPGAACTTAFCAVLTPETGELVYSSAGHPPPILVHADRKLALLEDARTIPLGIRQDWERPESTLVMPARSTLLLYTDGLVERRSDSLDHGITRAAGLVQEGRTLGLEDLSSNIMARLMPDGGYQDDVALLLYRQPGPLQLDFTADVSNLAPTRGELRNWLGRVGVGAEQSQNILIAVGEAVANAIEHGHRNSPGGLVKLSANVLVDELHLTVVDTGVWKAARPGADITRGRGVTLMNALMDDVTIQSDDGGTTVHLYARISA
- a CDS encoding DUF1707 SHOCT-like domain-containing protein gives rise to the protein MDARDYRVGDAEREQVAGLLQHAVSQGMLTLDEFSDRMDAALAARTRGELGKVVADLPVHSVPVQLEALPLSATMSSIRRAGRWLVPGRVTLKSRFSNVVLDLTQADIRTPTVTIDLDDICGSTDIIVPDDFTADLNQLRCLGASANSRIDAGPPVGRVHLILRGSIRFGALTVKHPFGAWMRKNLR
- a CDS encoding DUF6480 family protein, which produces MSIDKQSTPSTGTVPPDPDPYEITGLEPGGGVSPGSTPPDSAQTSGLGEPEPRPRRRVTPTSVVSIIAIVIFAALFAAAAVAILVDVL